From Thermoproteales archaeon, the proteins below share one genomic window:
- a CDS encoding ABC transporter permease, translating to MGIGKTLFVKSLTLIVVLFMVILLTVVILGATGLSDRIMNAIVDEQVRGIKQQLAAKITDPEQLEKAVEKIRNELIVAYGLDKPWYVRIPNMAARILTLDLGNARNIQTFTGSKAIADLIAERLPNTILLMTTAMIINFTIGLVVGVKVATKPGSLLDRIVSFYAAISYALPTWWLGIVMILVFAFYLRRVSPYYFPYGGMYTPGGPEDPFGRFLDLLWHAALPITTLVIALSGSNIYVTRSIVISTAQEDFVTVARAKGLPEGLVLRRYIIRAAAPPILTNIILGLAGSIGGAILTETVFGWPGMGDLYYKAIMSVDERLILALTYIYTLVYVVARFLLEIFYVILDPRVRY from the coding sequence ATGGGGATAGGAAAAACTCTCTTTGTCAAAAGCCTTACATTGATAGTAGTGCTGTTCATGGTTATATTATTGACTGTCGTTATTTTAGGCGCTACAGGTTTAAGCGATAGAATAATGAACGCTATTGTAGACGAGCAGGTTAGAGGTATTAAACAACAGCTAGCAGCTAAAATAACAGATCCTGAACAGCTTGAAAAAGCTGTTGAGAAAATAAGAAATGAATTAATCGTAGCTTATGGCTTGGATAAACCCTGGTATGTGCGTATTCCGAATATGGCTGCTAGAATATTAACTCTCGACTTAGGTAATGCAAGAAATATTCAAACTTTCACTGGCAGCAAGGCTATAGCTGATCTTATAGCTGAAAGACTGCCTAACACTATTCTTCTAATGACTACAGCAATGATCATAAACTTTACTATAGGATTAGTAGTGGGAGTTAAGGTTGCCACCAAGCCAGGTAGTTTATTAGATAGAATCGTGTCTTTCTATGCGGCTATTTCTTATGCTTTGCCGACATGGTGGTTAGGCATAGTTATGATACTCGTATTTGCCTTCTATTTGAGAAGAGTATCTCCATATTACTTCCCATACGGTGGCATGTATACTCCCGGAGGTCCAGAAGATCCTTTTGGAAGATTTCTCGATTTACTATGGCATGCTGCTCTGCCAATAACGACTCTCGTAATAGCTCTCTCAGGTTCTAATATTTACGTTACAAGAAGTATTGTAATATCTACAGCTCAAGAAGATTTTGTCACAGTAGCTAGAGCTAAAGGATTACCTGAAGGACTTGTACTTAGAAGATATATAATAAGAGCCGCTGCACCACCTATATTAACTAATATAATACTTGGTTTAGCTGGATCTATAGGCGGAGCTATATTAACTGAAACTGTTTTTGGCTGGCCAGGCATGGGCGATTTATATTATAAAGCAATAATGTCTGTTGATGAAAGATTGATTTTAGCATTGACTTACATTTATACGCTTGTCTATGTAGTAGCCAGATTCTTGCTTGAAATATTCTATGTAATTTTAGATCCTAGGGTGAGGTACTAA